In a single window of the Roseiconus lacunae genome:
- a CDS encoding PSD1 and planctomycete cytochrome C domain-containing protein codes for MFDYQRLLDRGSLLLTLAWLSIGTMAPLLVADDETAETSNVDFRATPEQLEFFEKEVRPLLIKHCYECHSVDADRLEAGLTLDSRAAMIHGGDSGAAVIPGDADQSLLIEAVRFESYEMPPKGQLPDHEIEVLTRWVNLGAPWPDEAGPTAKVQREAFDLEERRSDFWVWQPIEVTDPPMVNDSDWPITDADHYILSKLEAAGLKPAADADRSALLRRLAFDLTGLPPTPDQVKAFLADQSPGAYERVVDQMLASDHFGERWARHWMDSVRYAESRGHEFDNDIPNAFQYRDYLIRAFNADVPYDQLVREHLAGDLLPDPRLHPETGANESVLGTGFWYLGEWVHSPVDVRKDEADRFDNMIDVMSKTFLGVTVACARCHDHKFDAISTADYYSLSGFLQSSDYRQVRFESMEQNGEVAERLAKVDERYRRQLMDVLAEHDLRPPSTADVFEHPAILVDYADIQRWEFLQDGYLYGDQPRRAGTPSIKQMEGKAKGTSVAEPEIEVSIFSAAVNDSIWSGLESVSEGGVKNMSAVAKLPKSGRTLRTPTFELEHGKVHCRVDGAGWVVACVDSHRLVAGPLHGETIRPIKPGQRWVKLDLDRYVGHRLHLEFVPEQDASLSVRLVTQGLDKAGIDELDRKLSEYDAPMKAFADAAEAILNQRVKFESRVFSDFESGTYEGWTVEGDAFGTTPQTLETIAKYQGRINGKGVYFVNSHDIRPGGDIRRGDELTGTLTSEDFTIDFDEIEFLIGGGAYPGETCVNLLIDGKVVLSATGDNRNQMSLRRWDVRAFRGNSARLQVVDRHTGGWGNVGLDQIVFKTAIEQAEGDPVARQIIKEWDLARRQLAKQIVRRSRVAPAMLDGTGEDDRILIRGNASKPGDLEPRHFLTALSGDEPMKIKVGSGRLELAQAINDPTNPLTSRVIVNRVWHQLMGRGIVSTVDDFGVLGQRPTHPALLDHLATKFADDGQSLKSIIKSIVLSRTYRMSSLADPQAVAADPNNLLWHHRPPQRLEGEAIRDSLLAISGQLNVRMYGPPVPIHLTSFMDGRGRPGKSGPMDGDGRRSIYTAVRRNFLSPFMLAFDTPVPFSSMGRRNVSNVPAQALIMMNNPLVVSLAAKWGDRALNEVPEIGTEAAGERIEWMYLSAFGRQPTQQETQTALAYLMSQANEHGCAAENPELWAKLAHVIVNTKEFIFLR; via the coding sequence ATGTTTGATTACCAACGCCTACTAGATCGTGGTTCGTTGCTTCTCACGCTCGCTTGGCTTTCGATCGGCACCATGGCTCCGCTGCTGGTCGCCGATGATGAGACGGCTGAGACAAGCAACGTTGATTTTCGGGCCACACCCGAACAGCTTGAGTTCTTCGAAAAGGAGGTGCGGCCGCTATTGATTAAGCACTGCTATGAGTGTCACAGCGTTGATGCCGATCGCCTTGAAGCCGGACTAACGCTCGATAGCCGTGCGGCGATGATTCACGGAGGTGACTCGGGGGCGGCAGTGATCCCTGGCGATGCTGACCAGAGTCTACTGATCGAAGCGGTTCGATTTGAATCCTACGAGATGCCGCCCAAAGGGCAACTTCCCGATCACGAAATCGAAGTGCTGACGCGTTGGGTCAACCTCGGTGCCCCATGGCCCGACGAAGCAGGTCCGACAGCCAAGGTGCAGCGCGAGGCATTTGATCTTGAAGAACGTCGATCGGACTTCTGGGTCTGGCAACCGATCGAAGTAACCGATCCTCCCATGGTTAACGATTCGGATTGGCCGATCACCGATGCCGATCACTACATCCTATCTAAGCTCGAAGCGGCTGGACTGAAGCCGGCCGCCGACGCCGATCGATCCGCGCTGCTGCGGCGACTCGCATTTGATTTGACCGGGTTGCCTCCCACACCCGATCAAGTCAAAGCGTTTCTCGCCGACCAATCGCCAGGTGCTTATGAACGAGTGGTTGATCAGATGCTGGCATCGGATCACTTTGGCGAACGCTGGGCACGCCACTGGATGGATTCGGTTCGCTATGCCGAATCTCGTGGTCACGAATTTGACAACGACATCCCGAACGCATTTCAGTACCGGGACTATTTGATCCGGGCATTCAACGCGGACGTTCCCTACGACCAGCTGGTGCGAGAACATCTTGCCGGTGACCTATTGCCCGACCCACGTTTGCATCCGGAAACCGGCGCAAACGAATCGGTTTTAGGAACCGGGTTTTGGTACCTCGGTGAATGGGTGCATTCTCCGGTCGATGTTCGCAAAGACGAAGCGGATCGTTTTGACAATATGATCGATGTTATGTCCAAGACATTTCTTGGCGTAACTGTCGCGTGCGCTCGGTGTCATGATCACAAGTTTGATGCGATCTCGACGGCTGACTACTACTCGCTTTCCGGGTTTTTGCAGAGTAGCGATTACCGTCAAGTCCGATTCGAATCGATGGAGCAGAACGGCGAGGTGGCAGAGCGTTTGGCCAAAGTCGATGAACGCTACCGCCGTCAGTTGATGGATGTCTTGGCCGAGCACGATCTTCGTCCCCCGTCGACTGCCGATGTGTTCGAGCATCCGGCGATTCTGGTGGACTATGCCGACATTCAACGATGGGAATTTCTGCAAGACGGCTATCTGTATGGCGATCAGCCGCGACGAGCGGGCACTCCGTCGATCAAGCAAATGGAAGGGAAAGCCAAGGGAACATCGGTCGCAGAGCCCGAAATTGAAGTCTCGATCTTTTCCGCAGCCGTCAACGATTCCATTTGGTCGGGATTGGAATCGGTTTCCGAGGGAGGCGTGAAGAATATGAGCGCCGTCGCAAAGCTCCCCAAGAGCGGGAGAACGCTTCGGACGCCGACGTTTGAACTAGAACACGGCAAGGTCCATTGCCGAGTCGATGGAGCCGGTTGGGTGGTCGCCTGTGTTGATTCACATCGGCTGGTTGCCGGTCCACTTCATGGTGAAACGATCCGGCCGATCAAACCCGGACAGCGTTGGGTCAAGCTGGATCTGGATCGCTACGTCGGACATCGACTGCACTTGGAATTTGTGCCGGAGCAAGACGCGTCGTTGTCTGTTCGGTTGGTCACCCAGGGACTAGATAAAGCCGGAATCGACGAACTGGATCGAAAGTTATCCGAATATGACGCACCAATGAAAGCGTTCGCCGATGCCGCCGAAGCGATCTTGAATCAGCGTGTCAAATTTGAATCGCGAGTGTTCTCCGATTTTGAATCGGGAACCTATGAGGGATGGACGGTCGAAGGTGACGCGTTTGGCACGACTCCTCAGACTCTGGAGACGATCGCCAAGTACCAAGGCCGAATCAATGGCAAGGGCGTCTACTTTGTGAACTCGCATGACATTCGACCGGGAGGTGACATCCGTCGTGGCGACGAATTGACTGGGACGCTGACTTCCGAAGATTTTACGATCGATTTCGACGAGATCGAATTCTTAATCGGGGGTGGAGCTTATCCCGGCGAAACGTGCGTCAATCTTTTGATCGACGGAAAAGTGGTTTTGTCGGCAACCGGTGACAATCGCAACCAGATGTCACTGCGGCGTTGGGACGTGCGTGCTTTTCGCGGCAACAGCGCAAGGCTTCAAGTGGTTGACCGTCACACCGGTGGCTGGGGAAACGTGGGGCTTGATCAAATCGTCTTCAAGACAGCCATTGAGCAGGCCGAAGGCGACCCGGTAGCGCGTCAAATCATCAAAGAATGGGATCTGGCACGTCGTCAGCTCGCCAAACAAATTGTTCGTCGTTCACGGGTAGCTCCCGCGATGCTCGACGGGACCGGCGAAGACGATCGTATTTTAATTCGTGGAAACGCATCCAAACCCGGTGATCTGGAACCGCGTCATTTCTTGACGGCGTTGTCGGGTGATGAGCCGATGAAGATCAAAGTCGGTAGCGGGCGATTGGAACTAGCCCAAGCGATCAATGATCCCACCAATCCACTCACGTCTCGCGTGATCGTTAACCGTGTCTGGCATCAATTGATGGGGCGTGGAATTGTCTCGACAGTCGATGATTTTGGCGTCTTAGGTCAGCGTCCAACACATCCGGCGTTGCTCGATCACCTGGCAACCAAGTTCGCCGATGACGGGCAAAGTCTCAAGTCTATTATCAAGTCGATCGTGTTGTCGCGGACCTATCGCATGTCAAGTTTAGCTGACCCGCAAGCCGTTGCTGCAGATCCGAATAACTTGCTTTGGCATCATCGACCGCCGCAGCGACTTGAAGGGGAGGCGATTCGTGATTCGCTTCTGGCGATCTCCGGACAATTGAATGTTCGGATGTACGGGCCTCCGGTACCGATTCATTTGACGTCGTTCATGGACGGTCGTGGTCGTCCCGGAAAAAGTGGCCCCATGGATGGAGACGGGCGTCGATCGATTTATACCGCGGTGCGGAGGAACTTCCTGTCACCCTTTATGTTGGCCTTCGATACGCCTGTCCCGTTTAGTTCGATGGGACGTAGGAATGTTTCCAACGTGCCGGCTCAGGCGCTGATCATGATGAACAACCCGCTGGTCGTTTCTTTGGCCGCCAAGTGGGGTGATCGAGCGCTCAACGAGGTCCCAGAAATCGGAACCGAAGCAGCCGGCGAACGAATCGAATGGATGTACTTGTCCGCGTTCGGGCGCCAGCCCACTCAGCAGGAAACGCAGACCGCACTGGCTTATCTCATGTCTCAGGCGAACGAGCACGGCTGCGCGGCCGAGAATCCCGAGCTGTGGGCGAAGCTTGCCCATGTGATCGTAAACACGAAGGAGTTTATTTTTCTCCGATGA
- the ahr gene encoding NADPH-dependent aldehyde reductase Ahr, which yields MFNAYAASDPESRLEKFEYDPGPIGLDEVEIAVEFCGVCHSDLSMKQNDWGMTEYPFVGGHEVVGRIVNVGENVEGLEVDQRVGVGWTASSCLRCEQCHSGYQNRCPDSVGTIVGRHGGFADRLRAQSDWAIPIPEGVDPVDCGPLFCGGLTVFNPFVENQILPTARVAVIGIGGLGHMALQFANAWGCEVTAFSTSPDKEEEARKMGAHHFLNSRDEDALQSVAGRFDMVLDTVNASLNFDAYINTLRPGGKLHLVGAVDKIEATVFPMIAGEKSLGGSPTGSIVRAKEMLEFCARHEIKPMIETFPMSDVNEALRHLAEGKARYRVVLKADW from the coding sequence ATGTTCAACGCTTATGCCGCGAGTGACCCTGAAAGTCGACTAGAGAAATTTGAATATGACCCTGGGCCAATTGGCTTGGACGAGGTTGAGATCGCGGTCGAATTCTGCGGGGTTTGCCACAGTGATTTGAGTATGAAGCAGAACGACTGGGGCATGACCGAATATCCCTTCGTCGGTGGACACGAAGTGGTCGGGCGTATCGTGAACGTCGGCGAGAACGTCGAAGGACTTGAAGTGGACCAACGCGTCGGCGTCGGGTGGACCGCATCGTCTTGTCTACGCTGCGAACAGTGTCACAGTGGCTACCAGAATCGTTGCCCTGACTCCGTTGGGACGATCGTTGGACGTCACGGCGGCTTCGCCGATCGTTTGAGAGCCCAGTCGGATTGGGCGATTCCGATCCCTGAAGGCGTCGATCCCGTCGATTGCGGACCGTTGTTCTGTGGCGGCCTGACGGTGTTCAACCCCTTTGTGGAAAACCAAATCCTGCCGACCGCACGCGTCGCGGTGATCGGCATCGGTGGACTTGGACATATGGCACTACAGTTCGCGAACGCCTGGGGATGCGAGGTCACTGCATTCAGTACCTCACCTGACAAAGAAGAAGAAGCTCGCAAGATGGGCGCGCATCATTTTCTCAACTCACGGGATGAAGACGCGCTGCAATCAGTTGCCGGACGCTTTGACATGGTGCTCGACACGGTCAACGCTTCACTCAATTTCGATGCTTACATCAATACGCTCAGGCCCGGAGGAAAGCTGCACCTCGTCGGAGCGGTCGACAAAATCGAAGCAACGGTCTTCCCGATGATCGCCGGAGAAAAATCACTCGGAGGTTCACCGACCGGAAGTATCGTCCGGGCCAAAGAGATGTTGGAATTTTGTGCGCGTCACGAGATTAAACCGATGATCGAAACGTTCCCGATGAGTGACGTGAACGAAGCATTGCGGCATCTGGCCGAAGGCAAAGCGCGCTATCGGGTTGTTCTTAAGGCGGACTGGTGA
- a CDS encoding DUF1269 domain-containing protein: protein MSDQCVVAQYNDPSHFLTAIEVLEKAGFTTDEVSVVRKRSDVREAISANVKDSTSDSPPTGATTAGATVAGSTIGAALGTATMIGPMLVVGPIAGMVAGAAGGGMASAVESWGMQHGVASRYERAVQEGDDLIIVSGDSVLINQAQRLLHTVSYKSLERYESE from the coding sequence ATGAGTGACCAATGTGTTGTCGCACAGTACAACGACCCATCCCATTTCTTGACCGCAATCGAAGTTTTAGAGAAAGCCGGTTTTACGACCGACGAGGTCTCAGTCGTTCGTAAACGTTCGGATGTCCGGGAGGCCATTTCCGCAAACGTCAAAGACTCGACGTCCGATTCTCCACCGACAGGCGCGACAACCGCTGGTGCGACCGTCGCCGGAAGCACGATCGGAGCAGCGCTCGGAACCGCAACGATGATTGGACCTATGTTGGTCGTTGGACCGATCGCGGGAATGGTCGCCGGAGCAGCTGGAGGTGGGATGGCGAGTGCCGTTGAAAGCTGGGGAATGCAACACGGAGTCGCTTCACGCTACGAACGTGCCGTTCAAGAAGGCGATGACCTAATTATCGTCTCGGGGGACTCGGTGTTAATCAATCAAGCTCAGCGGTTACTGCACACAGTTTCCTATAAATCGCTCGAACGTTACGAAAGCGAGTGA
- a CDS encoding DUF1501 domain-containing protein, with protein sequence MLTQCAGGFGAVALAALQTDPAFAELTPDAALGTGDQLAGHGPHHQVRAKNVIFLYMDGGPSQVDTFDPKPMLDKFNGKDPGDLFDVEPTQFNNNGTVLASPWKFKQYGQSGIPVSDLFPHVAECVDELAVIRSMTSGFPEHTFANYFLHTGSGLQGRPSMGAWVNYGLGSECQELPGFVVLNGGLIPPGGLDCFGSGFLPASYQGSVFKPSGTGVANIQRTESSVAEQRSKLDLISQLDGLATKQFGKHDSLESAIRNYELAYQMQMAVPDVMSLADEPAYLKKMYGMEAKYEPTKIYAAQCLIARRMIERGVRFVELTCPQVGGDRWDQHSNLKAGHENNARAVDQPIAALLKDLRQRGLLDETLVVWAGEFGRTPFAQGKNGRDHNQFGFSVWLAGGGTKAGTIFGATDDWGYKAVENRVEMHDFHATMLHLMGVDHTRSTFRFSGRDMRLTDVHGHVIEEVIG encoded by the coding sequence ATGTTGACTCAATGTGCAGGCGGGTTTGGTGCCGTCGCGCTGGCGGCGTTGCAAACCGATCCGGCGTTTGCCGAACTGACACCGGACGCTGCGCTGGGGACCGGCGATCAACTTGCCGGTCATGGCCCCCATCACCAAGTCCGTGCCAAGAACGTCATCTTCTTGTACATGGACGGCGGGCCATCCCAGGTCGATACCTTTGATCCCAAGCCGATGCTGGACAAATTCAACGGCAAAGATCCGGGGGATCTATTCGATGTCGAGCCGACGCAGTTCAACAACAACGGCACGGTATTGGCCAGTCCTTGGAAATTCAAGCAATACGGTCAATCCGGTATTCCCGTTAGCGACTTATTTCCACACGTCGCAGAATGTGTCGATGAATTAGCCGTCATTCGTTCGATGACATCAGGTTTTCCAGAGCATACATTCGCAAACTATTTCTTGCATACGGGCAGCGGCCTGCAAGGCCGTCCCAGCATGGGAGCTTGGGTGAATTATGGTCTCGGAAGTGAATGCCAGGAGCTCCCGGGATTTGTTGTGCTCAACGGTGGTTTAATTCCTCCGGGTGGCCTGGATTGTTTCGGTAGCGGTTTTCTTCCGGCAAGTTATCAAGGTTCGGTCTTCAAGCCGTCGGGAACAGGTGTCGCGAACATTCAACGGACCGAATCTTCTGTCGCCGAACAGCGTTCCAAGTTGGATTTGATCAGTCAGCTCGATGGCTTGGCGACAAAGCAGTTCGGCAAGCATGACAGCCTTGAATCGGCGATTCGCAACTACGAGCTTGCTTATCAGATGCAGATGGCCGTCCCCGACGTGATGTCACTGGCCGACGAGCCGGCTTATCTGAAAAAGATGTATGGCATGGAAGCGAAATATGAGCCGACAAAGATTTACGCGGCACAGTGTTTGATCGCGCGGCGAATGATCGAAAGAGGAGTCCGCTTTGTCGAATTGACGTGCCCGCAGGTGGGTGGCGACCGTTGGGATCAGCATTCCAATCTGAAGGCGGGGCACGAGAACAATGCCCGTGCCGTCGACCAACCGATCGCGGCGCTGTTGAAGGATCTTCGTCAACGTGGTCTGCTCGACGAAACGCTAGTCGTTTGGGCCGGCGAGTTCGGGCGAACGCCGTTTGCCCAAGGCAAAAACGGTCGCGATCACAATCAATTTGGGTTTAGCGTCTGGCTTGCCGGGGGCGGGACAAAGGCCGGGACCATTTTTGGTGCGACCGACGATTGGGGTTACAAAGCGGTTGAGAACCGAGTTGAGATGCACGACTTTCACGCGACAATGTTGCACTTGATGGGAGTCGACCATACAAGATCAACCTTTCGGTTCAGTGGGCGTGACATGCGGCTAACCGACGTTCACGGCCACGTAATCGAAGAAGTCATAGGGTAA
- a CDS encoding class I SAM-dependent DNA methyltransferase, which translates to MSQHYRIQFPPDNSEQLQQDEVFFTLVEDNHATRLRFHDYAEIYRRPGLYEQLFYERLRCNSPEKVAELLQGALDTVREPISELRVIDLGAGNGMMGEVLKRNGVARLVGVDLIPEARDAAYRDRSTVYDDYYVEDLTELASQTETELREWRFDCLTCVAALGFGDIPPRAFFNAMKLVRTDGWLAFNIKVSFLDHAEQTGFSKLVRELIFSKYLDIYHLELYRHRLSMEGTQLFYYGLVGRMTDSIPDDFLEQHGID; encoded by the coding sequence ATGAGTCAACACTACCGCATTCAGTTTCCGCCTGACAATTCAGAGCAACTTCAACAAGATGAAGTCTTCTTCACTTTGGTCGAAGACAACCACGCGACACGTCTTCGATTTCACGACTACGCTGAGATCTATCGACGCCCCGGTCTCTATGAGCAACTTTTTTACGAACGGTTGCGCTGTAATTCTCCCGAGAAAGTCGCCGAATTACTGCAGGGAGCGCTCGATACTGTACGCGAGCCAATCAGTGAACTGCGCGTGATCGACCTCGGTGCCGGCAACGGCATGATGGGAGAAGTCTTAAAGAGGAACGGTGTCGCAAGATTAGTCGGTGTTGACTTGATCCCGGAGGCACGCGATGCCGCTTACCGTGACCGATCGACGGTTTACGATGATTACTATGTCGAAGATTTGACTGAATTAGCCTCGCAGACCGAAACAGAGCTCCGCGAGTGGCGATTCGATTGCCTGACTTGCGTCGCCGCATTGGGGTTCGGTGATATTCCACCGCGAGCTTTCTTTAACGCGATGAAGCTCGTTCGCACCGATGGCTGGTTAGCCTTCAATATCAAGGTTAGCTTTCTCGATCACGCCGAACAAACCGGGTTCTCGAAGTTGGTGCGTGAGTTGATTTTTTCGAAATACCTCGATATCTATCATCTCGAACTCTACCGTCATCGCCTATCAATGGAGGGGACGCAGTTGTTTTACTATGGTCTGGTGGGACGTATGACTGATTCGATTCCAGATGATTTTCTAGAACAACATGGGATCGACTAA